Proteins from a single region of Chryseobacterium sp. T16E-39:
- the mtgA gene encoding monofunctional biosynthetic peptidoglycan transglycosylase encodes MWKKIKQLLFIILILNVVFIIWGRFFNPPITITQIGGLFEYGKLQRDYISYDEMGNNVKKAVIASEDQKFFTHNGFDYVAIEKAMKNNEKGRKVRGGSTISQQTAKNIFLWQGRSWIRKGLEAVYTFIIEKVWGKDIILERYLNSIEMGRGVFGIEAASEYYFGKSSKDLTSSEAAWIAAVLPNPKEYDPKNPSAYLNRKHNWILRQMRNVSLK; translated from the coding sequence ATGTGGAAAAAAATAAAACAACTGCTTTTTATCATTCTGATTTTGAATGTAGTTTTCATTATATGGGGTCGATTTTTCAATCCACCGATAACGATTACTCAGATAGGGGGGCTTTTTGAATATGGAAAATTACAGCGGGACTACATTTCTTATGATGAAATGGGAAACAATGTAAAGAAAGCAGTTATTGCTTCTGAAGATCAGAAATTCTTTACCCATAATGGTTTTGATTATGTTGCCATTGAAAAGGCAATGAAAAACAATGAAAAAGGAAGAAAAGTAAGAGGCGGAAGTACAATTTCTCAACAAACGGCGAAGAATATTTTTCTTTGGCAGGGGAGAAGTTGGATAAGAAAAGGCCTGGAAGCGGTTTATACCTTTATTATAGAGAAAGTATGGGGTAAAGATATTATTTTAGAGCGGTATCTTAATTCCATAGAAATGGGTAGAGGTGTGTTTGGAATAGAAGCTGCATCTGAGTATTATTTTGGTAAATCTTCAAAAGATCTTACCAGTTCTGAAGCCGCATGGATAGCTGCTGTTTTACCTAATCCTAAAGAATACGATCCTAAAAATCCATCCGCTTATCTGAACAGGAAACACAACTGGATTTTAAGACAAATGAGAAATGTGAGTTTGAAATAG
- a CDS encoding four helix bundle protein — MSYRNLDIYKIAFDLFLKTHKASLLLPKHELYELGSQLRRSSDSVITNIVEGYGRSCYKNDYIRFLVFSHAINDETINHLEKITILYPEFALEFETLKSEYNTLGGKINNYKKWVKENWNESKP; from the coding sequence ATGAGTTACAGAAATTTAGATATTTACAAGATTGCTTTTGATTTGTTCCTAAAAACACATAAAGCCTCACTTCTCTTACCTAAACATGAACTTTATGAATTGGGAAGCCAACTGAGAAGATCTTCTGATTCGGTCATAACAAATATTGTAGAAGGTTATGGTAGATCCTGTTATAAAAATGACTATATCCGGTTTTTAGTTTTCAGCCATGCAATTAATGATGAAACCATAAATCATTTAGAAAAAATTACAATACTCTATCCTGAATTTGCGTTAGAATTTGAAACACTAAAATCAGAATATAATACATTAGGTGGAAAAATTAATAACTATAAAAAATGGGTTAAAGAAAACTGGAATGAAAGCAAACCATAA
- a CDS encoding recombinase, which yields MKFFNSSTNFESVLKKYFSFKNETLSLEPFAEFLESIKRSDFTDVLNFLRTNPDFAVNFKHYIHNIFEGRPFNLSLTEANILSENAFFPELKKRILNKILPPVEKEKTVWYLIDNISLRPKKDLEYLHNLPENEVNEFLMMLGVSDFITKNNVKKELIFSMNILSWRVTGMALEVEVVRMAPEYRNFDNPFLALQKELEGLADELEANPDLQLHSKDSRYKQIKIYSQQCLEFVNIAFKNSSKYGISGKINQSLLKIRQQIERIYEIVKLLVINNEEDVIIKSKQLVFNIIRYKSHKNNIAELINDSSRLISHLITNHTAEAGSHYITSTRKEYMKMFYKASGGGIIVGALCVLKMLYGYIPGSDFSHAFLYSMNYAMGFIMIYLMGFTLATKQPAMTAATMTKVLSEEGNSKGNNIEFAHLVSKLFRSQFIAFVGNVALSFPIALAIIYGLDVFFSQNLAVDRSDKLLKDLDPFQSKAILHASIAGFYLFISGIISGNIGNNSVFYQIPERIAKNISIRKLFGAKFAKSLSKYYAKNWPGIVSNFWFGVFLGATAPVGLFFGLDLDIRHITFAAGNFAIGLYGKDFSVDSYTFWISFFTVFLIGFFNFLVSFGLSMFLAFRSRKLNFGQVSEIYKEIFRYFLSHPFKFFFPLSSRLDKKANDLMSNTISTKSEDH from the coding sequence ATGAAATTCTTTAATTCCAGCACAAATTTTGAATCTGTACTTAAAAAATATTTTTCTTTTAAGAACGAAACTCTTTCTTTAGAACCGTTTGCGGAGTTTTTAGAAAGTATCAAAAGATCTGATTTTACAGATGTACTCAATTTCCTAAGAACAAATCCGGACTTTGCAGTAAATTTTAAACATTATATTCACAATATTTTTGAGGGAAGGCCATTTAACCTGTCATTGACAGAAGCTAATATTCTTTCTGAAAATGCATTTTTTCCTGAATTAAAAAAAAGAATTCTGAATAAGATCTTACCGCCTGTAGAAAAGGAAAAAACTGTGTGGTATCTGATCGACAACATCAGCTTGCGACCTAAAAAAGATCTTGAATATCTTCATAACCTTCCTGAAAATGAAGTGAATGAGTTCCTTATGATGCTCGGTGTTTCAGATTTTATTACAAAAAATAACGTTAAAAAGGAACTTATTTTTTCTATGAACATACTTTCCTGGCGTGTAACCGGAATGGCTCTGGAAGTAGAAGTGGTAAGAATGGCACCGGAATATAGAAACTTCGACAATCCATTTCTCGCGCTGCAGAAAGAATTGGAAGGGCTCGCTGATGAGCTGGAAGCTAATCCTGATCTTCAGTTGCACTCCAAAGACAGTCGATATAAGCAGATTAAAATTTACAGCCAGCAATGTCTCGAATTTGTTAATATTGCTTTTAAAAATTCTTCTAAATATGGGATCTCTGGAAAGATCAACCAGTCCCTTCTTAAAATTCGTCAACAGATCGAAAGAATCTATGAGATTGTCAAGCTTTTGGTGATCAATAATGAAGAGGATGTAATTATTAAATCAAAGCAGCTGGTATTTAATATTATTCGTTATAAATCCCATAAAAATAATATTGCTGAACTTATTAATGACAGTTCCCGGTTAATCTCCCATTTAATTACCAATCATACGGCGGAAGCCGGATCACATTATATTACTTCTACCCGGAAAGAATATATGAAAATGTTTTACAAAGCAAGTGGGGGAGGAATTATTGTAGGTGCGCTCTGTGTTTTGAAAATGCTCTATGGATATATTCCGGGGAGTGATTTTTCCCATGCATTTTTATATTCGATGAACTATGCAATGGGCTTTATTATGATCTATCTGATGGGGTTTACTTTAGCAACAAAGCAGCCTGCAATGACTGCGGCTACGATGACAAAAGTATTGTCAGAAGAGGGAAACAGCAAAGGAAATAATATTGAATTTGCCCATCTTGTATCTAAATTATTTAGGAGCCAGTTCATTGCGTTTGTGGGAAATGTAGCATTGTCATTTCCAATTGCTTTGGCAATTATTTATGGCTTGGATGTGTTTTTCTCTCAAAATCTAGCTGTTGACCGATCTGATAAATTACTGAAAGACTTGGATCCATTTCAATCGAAAGCTATTTTACATGCAAGTATAGCAGGTTTTTATCTTTTTATTTCGGGAATAATCTCAGGCAATATTGGGAATAACTCTGTTTTCTATCAAATACCGGAGCGTATTGCAAAAAATATTTCTATTCGAAAATTATTCGGAGCTAAATTTGCGAAAAGCCTTTCTAAATATTATGCGAAGAACTGGCCAGGGATAGTATCTAATTTCTGGTTTGGGGTTTTCCTCGGAGCGACTGCTCCGGTAGGTTTGTTTTTTGGATTGGATCTGGATATTCGTCACATTACTTTTGCCGCTGGGAACTTCGCGATAGGATTGTACGGGAAAGATTTTTCAGTAGATTCCTATACTTTTTGGATCTCCTTTTTTACCGTGTTCCTCATTGGATTCTTCAACTTCCTGGTAAGCTTTGGACTGTCAATGTTTTTAGCATTTCGATCCCGAAAACTGAATTTTGGACAGGTAAGTGAAATTTATAAAGAGATATTTAGATATTTTCTCAGTCACCCTTTCAAATTTTTCTTTCCTTTAAGTTCCAGACTAGATAAAAAGGCAAATGACCTGATGAGTAATACAATCTCTACAAAATCTGAAGATCATTAA
- the recF gene encoding DNA replication/repair protein RecF (All proteins in this family for which functions are known are DNA-binding proteins that assist the filamentation of RecA onto DNA for the initiation of recombination or recombinational repair.), translating into MIIKKLSLYNFKNHAEKKFEFSPQINCFVGNNGVGKTNILDALHYLSVGKSFLGNTDLNNIKKEEDFFTIDAEVQNDESEDTLKISQPKEAKKIIKKNDKSYDRMSDHIGYLPSVMISPYDSNLISDSGESRRKFLDSMICQTDSGYLFDLIQYQKIIQQRNALLKYFAKNRVFEKDSLEIYDDPITTFGTKIFEKRQEFVSQLNPIIQNFYQIISGAKEAVSVIYESHLIENSFENLLKESIERDRMLTYTSKGIHKDDLLFEMDSVLIKKIGSQGQQKSFLISLKLAQMSLVKELTGKTPILLLDDIFDKLDDHRVAQLIELVNQENFGQIFITDTHRERTENVVKKINEESIIFEI; encoded by the coding sequence ATGATTATTAAGAAACTTTCTCTGTACAATTTTAAAAACCATGCTGAGAAAAAATTTGAATTCTCCCCGCAAATCAACTGTTTTGTAGGCAATAATGGCGTTGGAAAAACCAATATTCTTGATGCTTTGCATTATTTATCCGTAGGAAAGAGTTTTTTAGGGAATACTGATCTTAATAATATTAAAAAAGAAGAAGACTTTTTCACAATTGATGCGGAAGTTCAGAATGACGAGAGTGAAGATACTTTAAAAATATCCCAACCTAAAGAGGCCAAAAAGATCATTAAAAAGAATGACAAAAGCTATGACCGGATGTCTGATCATATTGGATATCTTCCAAGTGTAATGATTTCTCCATATGATTCTAACCTCATCTCAGATTCGGGGGAGAGTCGTAGAAAGTTTTTGGATTCAATGATCTGCCAGACAGATTCGGGATATCTTTTCGATCTTATCCAGTACCAGAAAATCATTCAGCAAAGAAATGCCTTATTAAAGTATTTTGCTAAAAACAGGGTTTTTGAAAAAGATTCTCTAGAAATCTATGATGATCCGATTACAACATTCGGAACCAAGATATTTGAAAAAAGACAAGAATTTGTTTCTCAGCTTAATCCAATTATACAAAACTTTTATCAGATCATCTCTGGTGCAAAAGAAGCTGTTTCTGTAATTTACGAATCCCATCTGATAGAAAATTCTTTTGAAAATTTATTAAAAGAAAGCATTGAAAGAGACAGAATGCTAACCTACACATCAAAAGGAATTCATAAAGATGATCTGCTTTTTGAAATGGATTCTGTCCTGATCAAGAAGATAGGATCCCAAGGACAACAAAAATCTTTTCTGATTTCATTAAAACTTGCCCAAATGAGTCTTGTAAAAGAATTAACAGGAAAAACTCCTATTCTCCTCTTAGATGACATCTTTGACAAATTAGATGACCATCGTGTAGCACAACTTATTGAGTTGGTGAATCAGGAGAATTTTGGACAGATTTTCATTACGGATACACACAGAGAACGAACAGAAAATGTGGTAAAGAAAATCAATGAGGAAAGCATAATTTTTGAGATTTGA
- a CDS encoding DUF1062 domain-containing protein — protein MRQEHIWEVQVKNTPLLKRKCNHCDSNRYYCSEKFRMNAQKKNIDVWLIYRCVKCDNTYNLSLFSRIRTESISPDLFDKLSGNNKEIARGYAFSYEIMRKNNIEMDLDTIEYDIQHTAISIDDILNSNHTTVLFKIKYPFDFSLKLSTLIRICLQLSASQLNKLITAKAILVQERHLLKKHKIKNGDIIQIDRDKLRGVFVI, from the coding sequence ATGAGACAAGAACATATATGGGAAGTACAAGTTAAAAACACTCCTCTTTTAAAAAGAAAATGCAATCATTGTGACAGTAACAGATATTATTGCAGTGAAAAATTCAGGATGAATGCTCAAAAAAAGAATATTGATGTATGGTTAATTTACAGATGTGTAAAATGTGACAATACCTATAATCTCAGCCTGTTTTCAAGAATAAGAACTGAATCAATTAGCCCGGATTTATTTGATAAACTTTCGGGAAATAACAAAGAAATAGCACGCGGATATGCATTTTCCTATGAAATCATGCGAAAAAATAATATTGAAATGGACTTGGATACGATCGAATATGACATTCAACATACAGCCATTTCGATAGATGATATTTTAAATTCGAATCATACGACGGTCTTATTTAAAATTAAGTATCCTTTTGATTTTAGCCTTAAATTATCGACTCTGATCAGAATATGTTTACAGCTATCAGCCAGTCAGTTAAATAAATTAATTACAGCAAAAGCGATTTTGGTTCAGGAAAGACATCTCCTGAAGAAGCATAAAATTAAAAATGGCGATATCATCCAGATAGACAGAGATAAACTGAGAGGTGTTTTTGTAATCTAA
- a CDS encoding alpha-2-macroglobulin family protein, with product MKRFSKVFMLLLLMLNFSAVFAQKYYDDQWKKIADNSQKGAYKSNLPIVLDIQKQAMKENNTLQLIRSLKAEFSIVNQTTDDDQNNSASKFFGKLQDTQKQLKGEEKIVYDVLLSGFFLDYYNQHSWEINGRTNLNSQDVSQIETWSKLDFKNYLNKNFKDLDQQKQEMKKITLEKYKSAFSNTKDIAYFPTLWDWYSLKKINFLSENGLFTKNELVENKVQINTIFDELIAQNTGNAKLYFMHQKLSENCNSNQCKDKLAQLQNLLKSNTEGDYKVLIMEEVMNEYLAKKQSKEALAVAVQAKSQYPKSPFLENIKNKEEQIINPNLNIKYEEQTQANLPIHFVAEHKNVSEFSINIYEVKDDFTSLMQHIRNSYGNTFGKLKKNLIRKETYQLPDFKDYQLHKTSLEIQPLPSGIYVAEYTVAGAEKATDDRQNFYFLVSNNKVIYQSKTDRNQLSNELKLVNSENGKPVVNENISFYEFVANKTLNKVDGKTSDKGVFKFPATTNKEYYRTFLIQQPKTNDYQIMQVYGNDGYSDYNPNKQARTKAQIFTDRAIYRPGQTVYFKVINTKIDKEIEGVASGLKQKITLVDANGQEVSVQNFTTNEFGSYHGSFILPKGKLNGVFYLNTDGNTQGYKDIRVEEYKRPKFEVTFDPVKEEYKYGQTIELKGKAAMFSGVALSNTTVSYEIKKHNIRWRYFWWYPQGDDNENSILGEAKTNEKGEFVIRLDLKKDEKLEGIQIDNYEINASVTDINGETQTANTQLKVASVSHYIKADEIKNAFADENVKVKVETKNYNEQNLKKSYQVKLSKLDSPDRIFRSNFETEVQNLPKLSKEEFIKKFPHDLFDKNDELKNWKVGKVVFTKTQEASNVPAQLATNLDLGKLETGDYQLELYNIEGKDTIKSLQNFSVWDKASLKPNQKTFLKVLEPKNEFTRGEKAKIYVYSAIPDALVNVFVQNGSGNTVSESYKLKNGVLEYTVDIPKDKSVSVLNVQFQVAAFNDVQTESVNLKIKDSEQPLKIETVTFRDKLEPNSKEKWSVKVSGNDKEKINAEVLANMYDMSLDQFAANSFNWEKLYTPYTIITSYDIRQNLLQKYYQKRLKYMNGKYVDVPAFDWFDNSLYYSNGGLQNLEGRASGVRIRGNISYKALPAPVAAAKQEVMADAAIDVVNSGRQLSEREKKEYTDVIENKESLEKVPVRQNLNETAFFYPDLKTDAEGNVNFEFTSPEALTKWKLMFLAHTKDARAATLEKEVVTQKEFSVTPNYPRFLREGDELNLQSKLSNLTAKRLNGSAILQIFDAFTNEDISSKFGLNSNTQNFDLNESGNSVVTWKVKVPNNVSSIILKVVAKAGAYSDGEQQAIAVLPNRMLVTDAVPVFVKEGETKTFVLDNLKDATSTSISNVSNTLELTTNPIWEIMFALPSLKNDQNSSADVVFNKWFADVLASEIFKANPKMKTIFEEYQSKGLLTSNLEKNQELKQLLLEETPWVLESKNEQEQMQKLALLFDVNTMKNSINQDWDDFKKLQNPDGGFSWYSGYPSSYGVSLYVLKNLGKINAWLKDNVKDYQSSTQNEMVAQLVQYVDNEINKYADTKENIWNNWALDYLDTRNYWEKQYPLKGKGATLKSLVKQKAKTAKITDFTFFGLHRAALLMNDYGMKDTSDKLMNYLKETSTDTKTQGVYWKQNLNDWGWFSSKVVNHAGALEAFNTLKPNDQKFIEDMKIWLVTQKEVNSWGSSRGTSEVIFTILNSGKSWTGAESDKATIVWGGKELAPQTQATGYVKSTVKTDVVDKNLSTVTITKPGPGIVQGGLFWQYYEDLDKIKSSENYISITKELYKKVKTVNGEELQKISGDTPLKVGDKVTVRMILNTDRAMEYIHIKDMRAAGFEPVNTLSGYQWKNSLGYYQSTKDASTNFYIQYMPKGKYVFEYDYVANASGKFSNGITTMQNYYAPQMNAHTKGSSVQILE from the coding sequence ATGAAAAGATTTTCCAAGGTTTTTATGCTTTTGCTTTTAATGCTGAATTTTTCAGCAGTTTTTGCACAGAAATACTACGATGATCAGTGGAAAAAAATTGCTGATAACAGTCAAAAAGGAGCTTATAAATCAAATCTTCCCATTGTTTTAGACATACAAAAACAAGCTATGAAAGAAAATAATACGCTGCAGTTGATCCGTTCCCTCAAAGCAGAGTTCAGTATTGTAAATCAAACAACTGACGATGATCAGAACAATTCTGCTTCAAAATTCTTTGGTAAACTACAGGATACACAAAAGCAGTTGAAGGGCGAAGAAAAAATCGTCTATGATGTTCTGTTAAGTGGTTTCTTTTTGGATTATTATAACCAGCACTCATGGGAGATCAATGGCAGAACCAATCTGAACTCACAGGATGTTTCACAAATTGAAACATGGAGTAAGCTGGATTTTAAAAATTATCTCAATAAAAACTTCAAGGACCTCGATCAGCAAAAACAGGAAATGAAGAAGATTACATTGGAAAAATATAAAAGTGCTTTTTCCAATACAAAGGATATTGCTTACTTTCCTACTTTATGGGATTGGTATTCTTTAAAGAAAATAAATTTCTTATCTGAAAATGGACTTTTTACAAAAAATGAACTTGTAGAAAACAAAGTTCAGATCAATACAATTTTTGATGAATTAATTGCTCAGAATACAGGAAATGCTAAATTGTATTTTATGCATCAGAAGCTTTCTGAAAACTGCAACTCGAATCAGTGTAAGGATAAACTTGCCCAGTTGCAGAATCTTTTAAAATCCAATACAGAAGGAGATTATAAAGTACTGATCATGGAAGAGGTTATGAACGAATACCTTGCTAAAAAACAATCAAAAGAAGCTTTAGCAGTTGCTGTTCAGGCCAAGAGCCAATATCCAAAATCTCCGTTTCTTGAAAATATAAAGAATAAGGAAGAACAGATTATCAATCCGAATCTTAATATTAAATATGAAGAACAGACTCAGGCTAACCTTCCCATTCACTTTGTAGCTGAACATAAAAATGTTTCTGAATTTTCAATAAACATCTATGAGGTAAAAGACGATTTTACTTCACTGATGCAACATATCAGAAATTCTTATGGAAATACATTTGGTAAATTAAAGAAAAACCTGATCAGAAAGGAGACCTATCAGCTTCCTGATTTTAAAGATTATCAGCTTCATAAAACTTCTCTTGAAATACAACCTTTACCTTCAGGAATTTATGTGGCAGAATATACTGTTGCAGGTGCTGAGAAAGCTACTGATGACAGGCAAAATTTCTACTTCTTAGTGTCAAACAATAAAGTAATTTATCAATCCAAAACAGACAGAAATCAACTTTCAAATGAATTGAAATTGGTTAACAGTGAAAATGGAAAACCTGTTGTAAATGAGAATATTTCGTTTTATGAATTTGTAGCCAATAAAACTTTAAATAAAGTTGATGGTAAAACCAGCGATAAGGGAGTTTTCAAATTTCCGGCAACAACGAATAAAGAATATTACAGAACTTTTTTAATTCAACAGCCTAAGACCAACGATTATCAGATCATGCAGGTTTATGGTAATGATGGTTATTCTGACTATAACCCTAATAAACAGGCTCGCACAAAAGCTCAGATCTTTACAGATAGAGCAATTTACAGACCTGGACAAACAGTCTATTTTAAAGTAATCAATACTAAAATTGATAAAGAAATAGAAGGAGTTGCTTCCGGTTTGAAGCAAAAGATCACATTGGTGGATGCGAATGGTCAGGAGGTTTCTGTACAGAATTTCACCACGAATGAATTCGGATCTTACCATGGAAGTTTTATTTTACCAAAAGGAAAACTAAATGGTGTATTTTATCTGAATACAGATGGCAATACACAGGGATATAAAGATATTCGGGTAGAAGAATATAAGAGACCAAAGTTCGAGGTGACTTTCGATCCGGTAAAAGAAGAATATAAATATGGTCAGACGATAGAACTGAAAGGAAAAGCAGCCATGTTTTCAGGAGTTGCTCTAAGCAATACCACAGTAAGCTATGAAATTAAAAAACACAATATCCGTTGGAGATACTTTTGGTGGTATCCACAAGGGGATGATAATGAAAACTCGATATTAGGAGAAGCAAAAACAAATGAAAAAGGAGAATTTGTCATTCGTCTGGATCTTAAAAAAGATGAGAAATTAGAAGGCATCCAGATTGATAATTATGAGATCAATGCCTCTGTGACAGATATTAATGGGGAAACACAGACGGCCAATACACAACTGAAAGTAGCATCAGTATCCCATTATATTAAGGCAGATGAAATCAAAAATGCTTTTGCTGATGAAAACGTAAAGGTAAAAGTAGAAACGAAAAACTATAACGAACAGAATCTTAAAAAATCATATCAGGTTAAATTATCTAAACTGGATTCTCCTGACAGGATTTTCAGAAGCAACTTCGAGACAGAAGTTCAGAATTTACCAAAATTAAGTAAAGAGGAATTCATTAAAAAATTCCCACATGACCTGTTTGATAAAAACGATGAATTAAAGAATTGGAAGGTTGGAAAAGTAGTTTTCACTAAAACTCAGGAAGCTTCAAATGTCCCGGCACAATTGGCAACCAATCTTGATCTGGGTAAATTGGAAACAGGAGATTACCAATTGGAGCTTTATAATATTGAAGGAAAAGACACCATAAAATCTTTACAGAATTTCAGTGTTTGGGATAAAGCTTCTTTAAAACCCAATCAGAAAACATTCTTAAAAGTTCTGGAACCTAAAAACGAATTCACAAGAGGTGAAAAAGCAAAAATTTATGTGTATTCGGCTATTCCGGATGCTTTGGTGAATGTATTTGTACAGAATGGTTCCGGAAATACCGTTTCCGAAAGCTATAAGCTTAAAAACGGAGTTTTAGAATATACAGTAGATATCCCTAAAGATAAAAGTGTATCTGTTTTAAATGTGCAGTTTCAGGTAGCTGCATTTAATGATGTACAGACTGAATCCGTTAATTTAAAAATAAAAGATTCTGAACAGCCACTGAAAATTGAAACCGTTACATTTAGAGATAAGCTGGAACCTAATTCTAAAGAAAAATGGTCAGTAAAAGTGTCGGGTAACGATAAAGAGAAGATCAATGCTGAAGTATTGGCCAATATGTATGATATGTCTCTCGATCAGTTTGCTGCCAACAGCTTCAATTGGGAGAAATTATATACACCTTATACTATTATTACCTCTTATGATATCAGACAAAATCTGTTACAGAAATATTATCAGAAGAGACTCAAATACATGAATGGAAAATATGTGGATGTACCGGCTTTTGACTGGTTTGATAATTCGCTGTATTATTCTAATGGAGGTCTTCAAAATTTAGAAGGAAGGGCAAGCGGGGTAAGAATTCGTGGAAATATTTCTTATAAAGCGTTGCCGGCTCCTGTTGCTGCCGCAAAACAAGAAGTAATGGCAGATGCTGCAATAGATGTTGTGAATTCTGGAAGACAATTAAGTGAAAGAGAAAAGAAAGAATATACAGATGTTATTGAAAACAAAGAATCTTTGGAAAAAGTTCCTGTTCGTCAAAATCTGAATGAGACTGCATTTTTCTATCCGGATCTGAAAACTGACGCCGAAGGAAACGTTAATTTTGAATTCACTTCTCCGGAAGCATTGACAAAATGGAAACTGATGTTCCTTGCTCATACAAAAGATGCCAGAGCAGCAACGTTAGAAAAAGAAGTGGTTACACAGAAAGAATTTTCAGTAACTCCAAATTATCCGAGATTCTTAAGAGAAGGGGATGAGCTGAATCTTCAGTCAAAACTCTCTAATTTAACTGCTAAGCGATTAAATGGTTCCGCAATTTTACAGATCTTCGATGCGTTCACCAACGAAGATATTTCGTCAAAATTTGGATTGAATTCAAATACTCAGAATTTTGATCTAAATGAAAGTGGAAACTCAGTAGTAACATGGAAAGTAAAAGTTCCCAATAATGTTTCATCGATCATTCTGAAAGTAGTGGCAAAAGCTGGTGCTTATTCCGATGGAGAGCAACAGGCAATTGCTGTTTTACCGAATAGAATGTTGGTGACAGATGCTGTTCCGGTTTTTGTAAAAGAAGGAGAGACTAAAACGTTTGTTTTAGATAATCTTAAAGATGCGACTTCAACAAGTATATCTAATGTTTCAAATACGTTGGAATTGACGACCAACCCGATCTGGGAAATTATGTTTGCACTTCCAAGTCTGAAAAATGATCAGAACAGTTCTGCTGATGTGGTCTTTAATAAATGGTTTGCTGATGTTCTGGCTTCTGAAATATTCAAAGCAAATCCGAAAATGAAAACCATTTTCGAAGAATATCAAAGCAAAGGGTTGTTAACTTCTAATCTTGAGAAAAATCAGGAATTAAAACAATTGTTATTAGAAGAAACGCCTTGGGTATTGGAAAGTAAAAATGAACAGGAACAAATGCAGAAACTGGCATTGCTGTTTGATGTCAATACGATGAAAAACTCGATCAATCAGGATTGGGATGATTTCAAAAAACTGCAAAATCCGGATGGAGGTTTCTCATGGTATTCAGGATATCCAAGCTCTTATGGAGTTTCACTCTATGTTCTTAAAAATTTAGGAAAAATCAACGCATGGTTGAAAGACAATGTAAAGGATTATCAAAGTTCTACACAAAATGAAATGGTTGCTCAATTGGTGCAGTATGTAGATAATGAAATCAATAAATATGCTGACACCAAAGAAAATATCTGGAACAACTGGGCTCTGGATTATTTAGATACCCGAAACTATTGGGAAAAACAATATCCTTTGAAAGGAAAAGGAGCTACTTTGAAATCATTAGTGAAACAAAAAGCAAAAACGGCAAAAATCACTGATTTTACATTCTTTGGACTTCACCGTGCTGCTTTACTGATGAATGATTACGGAATGAAAGATACTTCAGATAAATTAATGAACTATCTTAAAGAAACGTCTACAGATACCAAAACACAAGGAGTATACTGGAAACAGAATCTTAATGACTGGGGCTGGTTCAGCTCAAAAGTAGTGAATCACGCGGGTGCGCTTGAAGCCTTTAATACATTAAAACCGAACGATCAGAAGTTCATTGAAGACATGAAGATCTGGTTAGTGACTCAGAAAGAAGTGAACTCATGGGGAAGTTCAAGAGGGACTTCAGAAGTGATTTTCACCATATTAAATTCAGGGAAATCGTGGACGGGTGCTGAAAGTGATAAAGCGACGATCGTTTGGGGTGGAAAAGAGCTAGCTCCACAAACACAGGCAACAGGATATGTGAAATCAACAGTGAAAACTGATGTGGTGGATAAAAACCTAAGTACTGTTACCATCACAAAACCTGGACCTGGAATTGTTCAGGGTGGATTGTTCTGGCAGTATTATGAAGATCTGGATAAGATAAAATCATCTGAAAATTATATCTCTATTACGAAAGAGCTTTATAAAAAAGTAAAAACAGTAAATGGAGAAGAGCTACAGAAAATCTCTGGAGATACTCCACTGAAAGTAGGGGATAAAGTAACAGTAAGAATGATTTTAAATACCGATCGTGCAATGGAATATATTCATATTAAAGATATGAGAGCTGCCGGATTTGAACCTGTAAATACCTTATCGGGATATCAGTGGAAAAATTCTTTGGGATATTATCAATCTACTAAAGATGCCTCTACAAATTTCTATATTCAATATATGCCAAAAGGTAAATATGTATTTGAATATGATTATGTTGCCAATGCTTCAGGGAAGTTCTCGAATGGGATTACCACAATGCAGAATTACTATGCGCCGCAGATGAATGCTCATACAAAAGGAAGTAGTGTTCAAATTTTGGAATGA